Proteins encoded by one window of Antechinus flavipes isolate AdamAnt ecotype Samford, QLD, Australia chromosome 4, AdamAnt_v2, whole genome shotgun sequence:
- the MLLT11 gene encoding protein AF1q — protein MWDPVSSQYSSFLFWRMPIPELDLSELEGLGLLDMSTYKTRNNSNNGNLSEKPSEAVQQKHPESDPLLEYSTFNFWRAPIASIHSFELDLI, from the coding sequence ATGTGGGACCCTGTGAGCAGCCAATATAGCTCCTTCCTTTTCTGGAGGATGCCCATTCCCGAACTGGATCTGTCTGAGTTGGAGGGCCTAGGTCTGCTGGACATGTCCACCTATAAGACCcgaaacaacagcaacaatgggAATCTGTCTGAGAAGCCAAGTGAAGCTGTGCAGCAGAAACATCCTGAAAGCGATCCCCTTCTCGAATACAGCACCTTCAACTTCTGGAGAGCTCCTATTGCCAGCATCCACTCCTTTGAGTTGGACTTGATTTAA